The stretch of DNA TCCACGGCGTCGCCGGAGAGGTCGCGGCCGGCGACGAGTTGGGTCAGGCCCCGCCCGGGCCGGTAGACGCCGACCACCGTCGTCTCGTCGTAGGGCGGCGCCTGGCCCGTGGTCTCGATGTCCAGGCAGGCCACGCCGTCGCCGAAGGCGTCGAACAACCGCCAGTGCTCGTTCCGTGACAAACGGTGGTGGAAGAATTTTTCGTCGCGCCGGCCCAGCGCGTCGCGCCACCGCACCAACTCCCCGGCCCACAGCTCGTTGCGCCACGCCGAAGTGAACGTTACGCCGCCGCGCGCCAGGAAGTCGTCCCAGCTCGAGATCCCCTCGCGCCGGATGCGGCGCTCGGTGTGGGGCCCCACGCCGTTCAGTATCCTGAAGGTGTGTCTTATCAAATTCCGTCGTCCGTTTCGGCGGGGCGGCCCGCGAACGCCCACAGATACGCCGACGCGCCGAATATCCCG from bacterium encodes:
- a CDS encoding ribonuclease H-like domain-containing protein, yielding MIRHTFRILNGVGPHTERRIRREGISSWDDFLARGGVTFTSAWRNELWAGELVRWRDALGRRDEKFFHHRLSRNEHWRLFDAFGDGVACLDIETTGQAPPYDETTVVGVYRPGRGLTQLVAGRDLSGDAVDAALEGVKLLVTFFGANFDVPFLKREFSYLRLEFPHFDICFAAKRLGVKGGLKKVEKQFGIARDGDVDGLDGYDAVKLWQAHCRGKRGALERLLRYNAADTKNLIPLGAIIYERLCAQENDSNSKVTPT